One part of the Mariniflexile litorale genome encodes these proteins:
- a CDS encoding SulP family inorganic anion transporter, producing MKNLFSNLKGDAFGGITAGIVALPLALAFGVSSGLGPSAGLYGAIFLSFFAALFGGTSTQISGPTAPMTAVSMVVIAGIIAVNDGDVEKALPAILIVFLLAGFMQVGLGVLGLGKYIKYIPYPVVSGFMTAIGVIILITQVLPSIGYYPKEDTEFVSQFKPQAEELILETILKEEAGEGILVLENFKETVNRAQLINDDDILKESKTLAKNEASGVLGTLKVLPRAIQNINWLELILALSTIFIIYGFKRITTKIPSTLVALVVVSGAAIALGVNYRPIEEIPSGIPIPHLEIFTSFSIASITPYIFTALTLALLGAIDSLLTSVVADNMTKTKHKPNKELIGQGIGNSIGALFGGIPGAGATIRTVVNINSGGKTKLSGMIAGIMLLIILMGLGPIASKIPAAVLAGILITVGIGVMDYKGLKAIPSLPRDAKIGPIKVSSEVIIMFVVLLLSTFWNLVYAVGIGLIIASLMFMKKIGDLTAERSDVKSLKEEAWKDELDFPEQLKEKVFIKHIKGPLFFGSTSEFQSLSAQIPTTASMVIIRLDRMQYMDQSGLYAMEDVLQELNKNNITALFVDLLDQPKYMMERIDIIPDLMPKEHIFNTFNDCIKWIKAKG from the coding sequence ATGAAAAATCTATTTTCAAATTTAAAAGGCGATGCTTTTGGCGGTATTACTGCTGGTATTGTAGCATTACCACTTGCACTAGCTTTCGGAGTATCATCTGGTCTAGGTCCAAGCGCTGGACTTTATGGTGCCATTTTTCTAAGTTTTTTTGCAGCACTTTTTGGAGGCACAAGTACTCAAATTTCTGGACCAACAGCACCGATGACAGCTGTGAGTATGGTTGTAATTGCGGGTATCATTGCTGTAAACGATGGCGATGTGGAAAAAGCCTTACCTGCCATACTTATCGTATTTTTATTAGCAGGTTTTATGCAAGTCGGATTAGGGGTTTTAGGACTTGGTAAATACATAAAATATATTCCCTACCCCGTGGTTTCTGGTTTTATGACTGCCATTGGTGTTATTATTTTAATTACACAAGTTTTACCTTCTATAGGATATTATCCAAAAGAAGACACCGAGTTTGTAAGCCAATTTAAACCTCAAGCTGAAGAATTAATTTTAGAAACTATTTTAAAAGAAGAAGCGGGTGAAGGTATTTTAGTTTTAGAAAATTTTAAAGAAACGGTAAACAGAGCTCAACTTATTAATGACGATGATATTTTAAAAGAATCTAAAACACTCGCTAAAAATGAAGCATCTGGTGTTTTAGGAACCTTAAAAGTATTGCCTAGAGCGATTCAAAATATAAACTGGTTAGAGTTAATTTTAGCTCTTTCCACTATATTCATCATCTATGGATTTAAACGTATCACTACCAAAATACCAAGCACCTTAGTGGCTTTGGTTGTCGTGTCTGGAGCAGCTATTGCGCTTGGAGTAAACTACAGACCTATTGAAGAAATTCCAAGCGGCATACCCATACCACATTTAGAAATTTTTACAAGTTTTAGTATCGCCAGCATAACACCTTATATTTTTACAGCTTTAACTTTGGCATTGTTAGGAGCCATCGACTCCTTATTAACTAGTGTTGTAGCCGATAATATGACCAAAACAAAACATAAACCTAATAAAGAACTTATTGGGCAAGGTATTGGAAATAGTATAGGAGCTCTTTTTGGTGGTATTCCAGGTGCTGGAGCCACTATAAGAACTGTAGTTAATATCAATTCTGGAGGAAAAACAAAACTTTCAGGTATGATTGCTGGTATCATGCTTCTAATTATTTTAATGGGTCTTGGCCCGATAGCATCTAAAATACCAGCAGCAGTGCTAGCAGGTATATTAATTACAGTTGGTATAGGAGTTATGGACTATAAAGGACTTAAAGCGATACCAAGTTTACCAAGAGATGCTAAAATTGGACCTATTAAAGTAAGTTCAGAAGTCATTATTATGTTTGTTGTTTTACTACTTTCTACGTTCTGGAATTTAGTTTACGCAGTAGGAATCGGGCTTATAATAGCATCTTTAATGTTTATGAAAAAAATAGGTGATTTAACGGCCGAACGCTCTGACGTTAAATCTTTAAAGGAAGAAGCTTGGAAAGATGAGCTAGATTTTCCTGAGCAATTAAAAGAAAAGGTGTTTATTAAACATATTAAAGGCCCTTTATTTTTTGGTTCTACAAGCGAATTCCAAAGTTTATCGGCTCAAATTCCAACTACTGCATCTATGGTTATTATTCGTTTAGACCGTATGCAGTATATGGATCAATCTGGTTTGTACGCCATGGAAGATGTGCTCCAAGAACTTAATAAAAACAACATCACAGCACTGTTTGTTGATTTACTAGATCAACCAAAATACATGATGGAACGTATTGATATTATTCCTGATTTAATGCCAAAGGAACATATTTTTAACACATTTAATGATTGTATTAAATGGATTAAAGCTAAAGGTTAA
- a CDS encoding DUF2490 domain-containing protein, which yields MKKRISMVALTFMLVLPNFINAQDSNFGNWLIYIGNKKINSKWNIHNEIQYRNYNAIGDLEQLLIRTGLGYTFNEGKNNVLLGYGYILSENYIGDTDDKISVNEHRIFQQFTSKQTIGSVTLNHRYRFEQRFVDDDFKMRFRYFLGLNIPFSETSKYYVSTYNEVFLNTKSAIFDRNRVFGGIGCNLNKNLKLEAGYMNQFFETSGRDQFNLIAFVTF from the coding sequence ATGAAGAAGAGGATAAGTATGGTAGCACTAACATTCATGTTAGTGTTGCCTAACTTTATAAACGCACAAGACAGTAATTTTGGGAATTGGCTTATTTATATTGGGAATAAAAAAATAAATTCTAAATGGAATATTCACAACGAAATTCAATACCGAAATTATAATGCTATTGGCGATTTAGAACAATTACTTATAAGAACAGGTTTAGGCTACACGTTTAACGAAGGAAAAAATAATGTATTATTAGGTTATGGCTACATCTTATCTGAAAATTATATAGGAGATACTGATGATAAAATAAGTGTTAACGAACATCGAATTTTTCAGCAATTCACATCTAAACAAACTATAGGAAGCGTCACATTAAACCATCGATACCGTTTTGAACAACGCTTTGTTGATGATGATTTTAAAATGCGTTTCCGTTATTTTTTAGGTTTAAATATTCCTTTTTCTGAAACAAGTAAGTACTATGTTTCTACATATAATGAAGTATTTTTAAACACAAAAAGTGCTATTTTTGATAGAAACAGAGTTTTTGGAGGCATTGGTTGTAACTTAAATAAAAATCTAAAACTAGAAGCTGGATATATGAATCAGTTTTTTGAGACCTCAGGTAGAGATCAGTTTAATTTAATTGCATTTGTAACCTTTTAA
- a CDS encoding carbonic anhydrase family protein, whose protein sequence is MKAHTRETQSTMTPQKALQYLKEGNQRFQNNLKANRNLLEQVNDTSEGQFPFATILSCIDSRVSAELVFDQGLGDIFSVRIAGNFVNEDILGSMEFASKLAGTKLIVVLGHTSCGAIKGACDDAKLGNLTSMLAKIKPAVEAVAEPTDKNLRNSKNIDFVDNVAEKNVSIAINNIRKQSPVLKEMEDNNEIDIVGAMYDINTGEVAFFE, encoded by the coding sequence ATGAAAGCACATACAAGAGAAACGCAATCAACCATGACCCCTCAAAAGGCATTACAATATTTAAAAGAAGGAAATCAAAGATTTCAAAACAATTTAAAAGCAAATCGTAATTTATTAGAACAAGTAAATGATACAAGTGAAGGACAATTTCCTTTCGCTACTATTTTAAGCTGTATTGACTCTAGAGTATCTGCCGAATTAGTTTTCGATCAAGGTTTAGGTGATATTTTCAGTGTTCGTATTGCTGGAAACTTTGTAAACGAAGATATTTTAGGAAGTATGGAGTTTGCATCTAAACTAGCAGGAACAAAATTAATAGTGGTACTAGGTCACACTAGCTGTGGCGCTATAAAAGGCGCTTGCGACGATGCTAAACTTGGCAATTTAACAAGCATGTTAGCTAAAATAAAGCCTGCAGTTGAAGCTGTGGCAGAACCTACAGATAAAAACTTAAGAAATTCTAAAAACATAGATTTTGTTGATAATGTTGCAGAAAAAAATGTAAGCATTGCTATAAATAACATTAGAAAACAAAGCCCTGTTTTAAAAGAAATGGAAGACAATAATGAGATTGATATTGTTGGAGCTATGTATGATATTAATACAGGCGAGGTTGCATTTTTTGAATAA
- a CDS encoding universal stress protein — translation MKKNKYKILVLADLKKSTSTTLKSTISLAKMIDAEVDFFYVKSASDVVERDNQLSAIRTINHDYTATNKKIKEIIQAVSENHQININYSFAFGNIKHEIGNYIKEKQPDIIVLGKKKNNLINLGGDKIIQFVLKQFNGTILIADAHNTLEPNEKLSLGVLNNIETMLNSTFAEDLMAHTQEPIKSFKILEKSKVLNKANFSTNINTIEYVFEENDNAIDNLSNYISKNNINLLCVDRLKNDSKNKSKETIHDVKSIIKKLNVSLLLTAKQNYSL, via the coding sequence ATGAAAAAAAATAAATATAAAATATTAGTGCTTGCCGATTTAAAAAAATCGACAAGCACTACGCTAAAAAGCACCATTAGTTTAGCTAAAATGATTGATGCCGAGGTAGATTTCTTTTATGTAAAAAGTGCTTCAGATGTTGTCGAAAGAGATAACCAACTGTCTGCAATTCGTACCATTAATCATGATTATACTGCTACCAATAAGAAAATAAAAGAGATCATCCAAGCTGTTTCAGAGAATCATCAAATAAACATAAATTATTCGTTTGCTTTTGGGAATATTAAACATGAAATAGGTAATTACATTAAAGAAAAACAACCAGACATCATCGTTTTAGGAAAGAAAAAGAACAATCTAATAAATTTGGGTGGCGATAAAATTATTCAATTTGTTCTAAAACAATTTAATGGTACTATTCTAATAGCAGATGCTCATAATACTTTGGAACCCAATGAAAAACTATCATTAGGTGTGTTGAACAATATTGAAACCATGCTTAATAGCACTTTCGCTGAAGATTTAATGGCTCATACCCAAGAACCTATAAAATCGTTTAAAATCCTTGAAAAATCGAAAGTATTAAATAAAGCCAATTTTTCAACAAACATCAATACTATAGAATATGTATTTGAAGAAAATGACAATGCTATTGATAACTTATCAAACTACATTTCTAAAAACAACATTAACCTATTGTGTGTTGATAGATTGAAAAACGATTCAAAAAATAAATCAAAAGAAACAATACACGATGTTAAGTCTATAATTAAGAAACTTAATGTCTCGCTCCTATTAACAGCAAAACAAAATTATTCATTATAA
- a CDS encoding SulP family inorganic anion transporter produces the protein MFKTIKNDLPASIVVFFVALPLCLGIALASGAPLFSGLIAGIIGGIVVGSLSGSKIGVSGPAAGLAAIVLTAIGTLGGYENFLVAVVLGGIIQLLFGVLKAGVIGYYFPSSVIKGMLTGIGIIIILKQIPNFFGYDEESAWDLEFFETDGGNTFSELFSMLGNIHPGAALIGIVSLLLIIFWDKVLSKKSRIFELIQGPFVVVVLGIIFFTVTQNHDLLSIGQKHMVSVPIPDNATDFLNQFSFPNFAAITNVDVWVTAFTIALVASLETLLCVEASDKIDPDKNVTPTNRELLAQGTGNIISGLIGGLPITQVIVRSSANIQSGGKSKLSTILHGFLLLISVILIPRLLNMIPLSVLAAILLVVGFKLAKPSLFQTMYRLGWKQWIPFIVTVVGIVFTDLLFGIGLGLMVGIVVILLKSYQNSHFLHIEDKSNGKHKIKMTLAEEVTFFNKGAILKELESLPRDTYLELDLIKTRYLDNDIIEILEDFLFKAEERNIDIKLVSKRGIVENPSSFIKFFNERPKSSLSLN, from the coding sequence ATGTTCAAAACTATTAAAAACGACTTGCCTGCAAGTATCGTTGTATTTTTTGTTGCTTTACCCTTATGCTTGGGTATTGCTTTAGCCAGTGGTGCACCCTTGTTTTCGGGCTTAATTGCTGGAATTATTGGAGGGATTGTTGTTGGAAGCTTAAGTGGTTCCAAAATTGGTGTTAGTGGGCCTGCAGCTGGATTAGCCGCTATTGTTTTAACGGCTATAGGCACTTTAGGTGGTTACGAAAATTTTCTTGTTGCCGTGGTATTAGGTGGTATCATTCAATTACTTTTTGGTGTTTTAAAAGCAGGGGTTATTGGTTATTACTTTCCTTCTTCTGTTATAAAAGGCATGCTAACGGGTATTGGTATCATCATCATTTTAAAACAAATACCAAACTTTTTTGGTTATGATGAAGAATCTGCTTGGGATCTTGAATTTTTTGAAACTGATGGAGGTAATACCTTTTCAGAATTATTCAGTATGTTGGGCAATATACACCCTGGAGCTGCTTTAATTGGTATTGTTAGTTTATTATTAATAATATTTTGGGATAAAGTATTAAGTAAAAAATCTAGAATATTCGAATTAATCCAAGGCCCCTTTGTGGTGGTTGTTTTAGGGATTATCTTTTTTACTGTAACCCAAAACCATGACTTATTATCTATAGGACAAAAACACATGGTTAGTGTGCCAATCCCTGATAATGCTACCGATTTTTTAAACCAGTTTAGTTTTCCAAATTTTGCCGCCATAACGAATGTTGATGTTTGGGTTACGGCTTTTACTATTGCATTAGTTGCAAGTTTAGAAACTTTGCTGTGTGTAGAAGCTTCCGACAAAATTGATCCCGATAAAAATGTAACACCCACAAATCGTGAGTTATTAGCACAAGGTACAGGTAATATCATTTCTGGATTAATTGGTGGCTTACCAATTACACAAGTAATTGTTAGAAGTTCGGCAAACATTCAATCTGGTGGGAAAAGCAAATTATCTACCATATTACACGGTTTTCTTCTTTTAATCTCTGTTATTTTAATCCCCCGCTTGCTTAACATGATTCCTTTATCAGTTTTAGCAGCTATCCTTTTAGTTGTTGGTTTCAAATTGGCAAAACCATCTTTATTTCAAACAATGTACAGACTAGGATGGAAACAATGGATTCCGTTTATAGTAACCGTAGTTGGAATTGTATTTACCGATTTGCTTTTTGGTATTGGTTTAGGACTTATGGTGGGTATTGTGGTAATATTACTTAAAAGCTACCAAAACTCACATTTTCTTCATATTGAAGACAAAAGCAATGGCAAACATAAAATTAAAATGACACTTGCTGAAGAGGTTACTTTTTTTAACAAAGGAGCTATTCTTAAGGAATTAGAAAGCTTACCAAGAGACACCTATTTAGAATTGGATCTTATTAAAACCAGATATTTAGACAATGATATTATTGAGATTCTAGAAGATTTTCTCTTTAAAGCTGAAGAACGAAACATAGATATTAAACTTGTTTCAAAACGCGGTATTGTAGAAAATCCTTCAAGTTTTATCAAATTCTTTAACGAGAGACCAAAATCGAGTTTAAGTTTAAATTAA
- a CDS encoding glutamate synthase subunit beta, which translates to MGKVTGFKEFERQDESYAPAKERIKHYKEFTVPLNDAEITKQGSRCMDCGIPFCHSGCPLGNLIPDFNHMVHQGEWHKASWLLHSTNNFPEFTGRLCPAPCEKSCVLGIIEDPVSIENIEKQIVERAFKEGWIKPQPPKIRTGKTTAIVGSGPAGLAAAQQLNRAGHTVTVFERDDEVGGLLRYGIPNFKMEKGVIDRRIAILKAEGIIFKTNVNVGVNYDVEDLKKFDAVVLCGGATERRGLPTPGADADGVVQAMDFLTQQTKVLFGKEVKDQVLATDKHVIVIGGGDTGSDCVGTSNRHGAKSVVNFEIMPKPPGHRSPTTPWPFWPLQLKTSSSHEEGVERNWLINTKEFIKDANGKLTALKTVNVEWKMVPGERPQLIEVAGTEKTWPCDLALLALGFTGPESTIADKLGLEKDARSNYKAEYGKYQTNIPNIFAAGDMRRGQSLIVWAISEGREAARQVDIYLMGKSDLPSKNETGDLVAL; encoded by the coding sequence ATGGGAAAAGTAACAGGATTTAAAGAATTTGAAAGACAAGATGAAAGTTATGCGCCTGCAAAAGAGCGTATAAAACATTATAAAGAATTTACCGTTCCTTTAAATGATGCGGAGATTACAAAACAAGGATCACGTTGTATGGATTGTGGTATTCCTTTTTGCCACAGTGGTTGCCCACTTGGTAATCTAATACCAGATTTTAACCACATGGTTCACCAAGGTGAATGGCACAAAGCCTCATGGTTATTGCATTCAACCAACAATTTCCCAGAGTTCACAGGCCGTTTATGTCCTGCACCCTGCGAAAAATCGTGTGTATTAGGTATTATTGAAGACCCCGTTTCAATTGAAAATATCGAAAAACAAATTGTAGAGCGTGCTTTTAAAGAAGGTTGGATAAAACCACAACCACCAAAAATCAGAACGGGTAAAACCACTGCTATTGTAGGCTCTGGTCCTGCTGGTTTAGCAGCTGCTCAACAATTAAATAGAGCTGGACATACCGTAACCGTTTTTGAGAGAGATGATGAAGTTGGAGGTTTATTACGATATGGCATTCCTAATTTCAAAATGGAAAAGGGTGTTATAGACCGTAGAATTGCCATCTTAAAAGCGGAAGGTATTATATTTAAAACCAATGTAAATGTTGGTGTAAATTATGACGTAGAAGATTTAAAGAAATTTGATGCTGTTGTTCTTTGTGGTGGTGCTACCGAAAGAAGAGGTTTACCTACTCCTGGTGCCGATGCCGATGGTGTTGTACAAGCCATGGATTTCTTGACCCAGCAAACCAAGGTGTTATTTGGTAAAGAGGTTAAAGACCAAGTTTTAGCAACGGACAAGCATGTTATTGTAATTGGTGGTGGAGATACAGGATCTGATTGTGTTGGAACGTCTAACCGTCACGGTGCAAAATCGGTAGTGAATTTCGAAATTATGCCAAAACCACCAGGACATCGTTCACCTACAACGCCTTGGCCTTTTTGGCCATTGCAGTTAAAAACATCATCATCGCATGAAGAAGGTGTTGAACGTAACTGGTTAATAAATACGAAAGAGTTTATTAAAGATGCTAATGGTAAATTAACAGCTTTAAAAACAGTAAACGTAGAGTGGAAAATGGTTCCTGGAGAACGTCCTCAATTAATTGAAGTTGCAGGAACCGAAAAAACATGGCCATGTGATCTAGCATTACTTGCCCTTGGTTTTACAGGTCCAGAAAGTACTATTGCTGATAAATTAGGTCTTGAAAAAGATGCCCGTTCTAACTACAAAGCAGAATACGGTAAATACCAAACAAACATCCCTAACATATTTGCTGCTGGCGATATGCGCAGAGGGCAATCATTAATTGTTTGGGCTATTTCGGAAGGTCGTGAAGCAGCACGTCAAGTAGATATTTATTTAATGGGTAAATCAGATTTACCTTCTAAAAATGAAACTGGCGATTTAGTAGCTTTATAA